From Paenibacillus graminis, a single genomic window includes:
- a CDS encoding DRTGG domain-containing protein, with the protein MEGQGDNITKHEQLLQHIESLKVGSKISVRKLAREMGVSEGTAYRAVKEAENLGIVITKERIGTVRVEKKPRNISEQLTFGDVVDIVEGHVLGGANGLNKHLHKYVIGAMKVDAMIRYIDADSLLIVGNREDVHSLALEQGAGVLVTGGFGTSREVKMLADELDLPVISSRHDTFTVASMINRAIFDRLIKKKIMLVEDIVDSKPRLNTLKISSTVAELRQLSLDSGEQRFPVTDEWNRVIGIVGRRDVEELAEGQSIEKVMVRSPVTAALQTSLASAAQIMMWEGIDFLPIVDRNRKLVGSLTRREVLQSLRDVSNQPQLGETFDHLIWNGFADERDEEGRLFFHGFITPQMATDLGTISEGVLSTLMTLSAFKAAKDITGNDYVLDNMSTYFIRPVQIEHAIIVMPKLLEISRRTCKLEIEISHMDILVAKAVLMLQSIDHG; encoded by the coding sequence TTGGAAGGTCAAGGCGATAACATTACCAAGCATGAGCAACTGCTGCAGCACATCGAGAGCCTGAAGGTAGGGAGCAAAATTTCCGTCCGCAAACTGGCCAGGGAAATGGGGGTCAGCGAGGGCACGGCCTACCGTGCGGTGAAGGAGGCCGAGAATCTCGGCATCGTCATTACGAAGGAGCGCATCGGCACGGTCCGGGTGGAGAAGAAACCACGCAACATCTCCGAACAGCTGACCTTTGGTGATGTGGTGGATATCGTAGAGGGGCATGTGCTGGGCGGAGCGAACGGACTGAACAAGCATCTTCATAAGTATGTCATCGGGGCGATGAAGGTGGACGCCATGATCCGGTATATCGATGCGGACAGCCTGCTGATCGTGGGCAACCGCGAGGATGTACACTCGCTTGCGCTGGAGCAGGGGGCAGGTGTGCTGGTGACCGGGGGCTTTGGGACAAGCCGTGAAGTCAAAATGCTGGCGGATGAACTGGATCTGCCCGTAATCTCCTCCAGGCATGATACGTTTACTGTGGCTTCGATGATTAACCGGGCGATATTTGACCGGCTGATCAAGAAGAAAATTATGCTCGTTGAGGATATTGTGGACAGCAAGCCGCGCCTGAACACACTCAAAATTTCGAGTACGGTTGCCGAACTGCGGCAGCTGTCGCTGGACAGCGGGGAGCAGCGTTTCCCGGTGACGGATGAATGGAACCGGGTCATCGGCATCGTGGGCCGCAGGGACGTGGAGGAGCTGGCCGAAGGCCAGAGCATTGAGAAGGTCATGGTCCGCAGCCCGGTTACTGCTGCGCTTCAGACCTCACTGGCCTCGGCGGCGCAGATTATGATGTGGGAAGGGATTGATTTCCTGCCGATCGTTGACCGCAACCGCAAGCTGGTCGGTTCGCTGACCCGGAGAGAGGTACTGCAAAGCCTGCGGGATGTCAGCAATCAGCCGCAGCTCGGGGAAACCTTTGACCATCTGATCTGGAACGGCTTTGCCGATGAGAGGGACGAAGAGGGGAGACTGTTTTTCCATGGCTTCATTACCCCGCAGATGGCGACGGACCTCGGGACCATTTCCGAAGGCGTATTGTCTACCCTGATGACTCTTTCCGCCTTCAAGGCAGCCAAGGATATCACGGGGAATGATTATGTGCTGGACAATATGTCCACCTATTTCATCCGTCCGGTACAGATCGAGCACGCTATTATTGTGATGCCGAAGCTGCTGGAAATCAGCCGCCGGACCTGCAAGCTGGAGATCGAAATCAGCCACATGGACATTCTGGTCGCCAAAGCGGTGCTGATGCTGCAGTCAATTGACCACGGCTGA
- a CDS encoding GerAB/ArcD/ProY family transporter: MAQKEKMLTRGQLFLFIIQAQIGVGILSLPFKLNETAKGGGALSVLVAGVITQLVIILLWLLLKKFPGLNLYNICIKLGGPIIGSLLIIVYIGYFILLGSNIMLSAVEVLQRWMLQTTPRWAVLALFSIMTLYLAREKLTVLARFYTLASVLFIPLFLFICYGLTQAHLENMLPLLEKGVWNIVKGAKDTTISMYGFELMLIIYPLSEGTDKQKLITVSLSNLFVTLFYVFVVSTCLMFFNSEQIKMIPEPVIYLMKSLSFFIVDRADILFLPIWAITLVCSIVSYCYAASIGLSVLLKRKSHRNFTPFVKITTFMIALAPVTSVGIHLLDTASTYAAYLFIGGLPLVLLIISLFIKRKGSGPA, from the coding sequence GTGGCTCAAAAGGAAAAAATGCTAACGAGGGGACAACTCTTCCTGTTTATTATTCAAGCCCAAATCGGTGTTGGAATTCTGTCTCTCCCCTTCAAACTTAACGAAACCGCCAAAGGCGGAGGTGCCCTTTCCGTTTTAGTTGCAGGGGTTATTACCCAACTTGTCATCATTCTTCTGTGGCTCCTGCTGAAGAAATTTCCCGGGCTTAACCTGTACAATATTTGCATAAAGCTCGGAGGCCCGATTATTGGCAGTCTATTGATTATTGTGTACATTGGTTACTTTATTCTGCTTGGCTCCAATATTATGCTTAGTGCCGTAGAAGTTCTTCAGAGGTGGATGCTGCAAACTACGCCAAGATGGGCTGTATTGGCTCTTTTTTCTATCATGACTCTCTACCTTGCAAGAGAAAAGCTAACGGTATTGGCAAGATTTTATACACTGGCCTCCGTGCTTTTTATTCCATTATTTTTATTTATCTGCTATGGATTAACTCAAGCCCATCTGGAAAATATGTTACCCCTATTGGAAAAAGGGGTCTGGAATATCGTAAAGGGAGCAAAAGACACAACGATATCTATGTACGGTTTCGAATTAATGCTGATCATCTACCCGCTATCTGAAGGTACAGATAAACAAAAGTTGATAACCGTCAGTCTCTCTAACCTGTTTGTGACCCTGTTCTATGTCTTCGTGGTCTCTACCTGCCTGATGTTCTTTAACTCCGAGCAAATCAAAATGATACCCGAACCGGTTATTTACTTAATGAAATCTCTAAGTTTTTTCATTGTAGACCGTGCAGATATCTTGTTTTTGCCGATCTGGGCCATAACCCTTGTATGTTCTATCGTAAGCTATTGCTATGCAGCGTCCATTGGGCTCAGTGTTTTACTGAAACGAAAAAGCCATCGGAATTTTACTCCGTTTGTGAAAATCACTACATTCATGATCGCGCTTGCGCCAGTAACCTCTGTCGGCATTCATCTACTGGATACAGCCTCTACATATGCTGCCTATCTCTTTATTGGCGGGCTTCCGCTGGTACTGTTAATCATTTCTCTATTTATTAAGAGAAAAGGAAGTGGCCCTGCATGA
- a CDS encoding YheC/YheD family protein produces the protein MNSRIPDPGKPVIAILTTSDRLRQFRGNRENFRDIIRTGKEMGYLVYVVTVRDLKLDERVVNGYVPSASGRIWYSTPMPLPQVVYNRIPNREEEERASVARKIAECLEHPEIHLYNPSFFNKWNLFEWLKESRATSKHVPKTRRLRSVNTLVAMLKNHNSLYLKPEDGKAGKGIMRLRYRIDASLPYRLQIQSGKKNVTYKAASLDRVWARIGKERGSSRYIVQQAIELAAHHGRPFDLRVLLQKNGKGAWAVTGIGARLAGARSITTHVPRGGSIEEPSSMLEGTFGAERAAAILKNVPMTALLIARQIERASETMLGEMSMDLGVDEEGGLWFFEANSRPMKFDEPAIRKLSLERIFQFGQHLSRHRK, from the coding sequence GTGAACAGCCGAATCCCGGACCCTGGCAAACCTGTGATTGCCATTCTGACAACCAGTGACAGACTGCGGCAGTTCCGCGGAAACCGCGAAAACTTCCGTGATATCATCCGTACCGGCAAGGAAATGGGATACCTGGTGTATGTCGTCACCGTCCGCGATCTGAAGCTGGATGAGCGGGTGGTAAATGGCTACGTTCCCTCCGCAAGCGGCAGGATTTGGTACAGCACACCCATGCCGCTGCCTCAGGTCGTTTATAACCGGATTCCCAACCGCGAAGAAGAGGAAAGAGCCTCGGTCGCCCGCAAAATAGCAGAATGTCTGGAGCATCCGGAAATCCATCTTTACAACCCTAGCTTTTTTAACAAATGGAATCTGTTTGAATGGTTAAAGGAGTCACGGGCCACTTCGAAGCACGTGCCCAAAACTAGGCGTCTGCGCAGTGTCAACACACTGGTTGCGATGCTCAAAAATCATAACAGCCTCTACCTCAAGCCGGAGGACGGCAAGGCGGGCAAAGGGATTATGCGGCTGAGATACCGCATCGATGCCAGCCTCCCTTACCGGCTGCAAATTCAGAGCGGCAAAAAAAATGTGACGTATAAAGCGGCATCCCTTGACCGTGTGTGGGCACGGATCGGTAAGGAAAGAGGATCTTCACGTTATATTGTGCAGCAAGCGATTGAGCTTGCTGCACACCACGGCCGCCCTTTCGATCTGCGCGTGCTGCTGCAGAAGAACGGCAAGGGGGCCTGGGCGGTAACCGGCATCGGGGCACGGCTGGCCGGGGCACGGAGCATAACGACCCATGTGCCGCGCGGCGGCAGCATCGAAGAGCCTTCCAGCATGCTGGAAGGCACCTTCGGGGCAGAGCGGGCGGCGGCCATTCTGAAGAATGTGCCCATGACCGCCCTGCTGATCGCCCGGCAGATCGAACGGGCATCCGAAACCATGCTTGGAGAGATGTCGATGGATCTGGGTGTGGATGAGGAAGGCGGACTGTGGTTTTTTGAGGCCAACTCCCGTCCGATGAAATTTGATGAGCCGGCAATCCGCAAGCTGTCGCTGGAACGGATTTTCCAGTTCGGCCAGCATCTGTCCCGTCACCGCAAATAG
- a CDS encoding spore germination protein gives MSNQTQTSFPSVDQNSDYIEAALFNTNDLKKRSISFQGRKGVVLYLESITDTELIERNVIIPFSRNQDKDLSELFTTLTFSLETELNQGIQGLLEGSCLYFLEGMSEFYVLLTPAKYERSISEPENEGVIRGPHNGFIEQMKVNLYLIRKQIASPNLKVRYFTLGKTVPKQVSLVYMENIANPELVKIVEARIQKISLDWILSTGFIQELTEDNPFSIFPQLINTERPDHTSNYLLDGYVVILLDGDPTALIVPASFFSFYRTPDDYNNRWMIASFVRFIRLIGFVTAFQLPALYIATVSFHSNVLPLQLFFTIQGSLTRVPFPPLIEAMLLELIFELLREAGLRLPSRVGQTIGIVGGLVIGDAIVKAGLVSYTMIIVVALTAISSFLIPSNEMSSAIRFMRFPLMIAASLFGYIGISFGLTLIFIHLCKLESFGQPYFRPLSPLNSQGLKDTFVRFPIWSIRKRTSNPKTNK, from the coding sequence ATGTCAAACCAAACTCAGACCTCATTCCCTTCTGTAGATCAAAATTCCGATTACATCGAAGCGGCATTGTTCAATACAAATGACCTCAAAAAAAGAAGCATTTCCTTTCAGGGAAGGAAAGGAGTGGTCCTTTATCTGGAGTCCATCACTGACACAGAATTGATTGAACGAAATGTGATTATTCCTTTTAGCCGTAATCAGGATAAAGACCTTTCCGAGCTTTTCACCACCCTTACTTTCAGTTTGGAAACAGAATTAAACCAAGGCATTCAGGGGCTTCTTGAAGGGAGCTGCCTTTATTTTTTAGAAGGAATGTCTGAATTCTATGTCCTTCTCACTCCTGCCAAGTACGAACGAAGCATTAGCGAACCTGAGAATGAAGGGGTCATTCGGGGACCTCATAACGGTTTTATTGAACAGATGAAGGTTAACTTATATTTGATTCGGAAACAAATAGCTTCCCCAAACCTTAAGGTCCGCTACTTCACACTTGGAAAAACCGTCCCCAAACAGGTTAGCTTAGTATATATGGAGAATATCGCCAATCCTGAATTGGTGAAAATCGTAGAAGCAAGAATCCAGAAGATTTCACTCGATTGGATACTCTCCACAGGTTTTATTCAGGAATTAACGGAGGATAACCCCTTCTCCATATTTCCACAACTAATCAATACAGAGCGTCCGGACCATACCTCTAACTACTTGCTGGACGGATATGTCGTAATCCTGCTGGACGGGGACCCCACAGCTCTGATTGTGCCCGCGAGCTTCTTCAGCTTTTATCGGACACCGGACGACTACAATAATCGGTGGATGATCGCTTCTTTTGTCCGTTTTATCCGTCTAATCGGCTTTGTAACAGCATTTCAGTTGCCGGCGCTTTATATTGCCACCGTGTCTTTTCACTCCAATGTCCTTCCCTTGCAATTGTTCTTTACGATTCAAGGTTCATTGACCCGGGTCCCTTTTCCTCCGCTGATTGAAGCGATGCTGCTGGAGCTTATTTTCGAACTGCTGCGGGAAGCAGGACTTCGTCTGCCCAGCCGTGTAGGTCAAACTATCGGGATTGTTGGGGGGCTAGTCATCGGGGATGCAATTGTTAAGGCAGGATTGGTTTCTTATACGATGATTATTGTTGTAGCGTTGACTGCTATTTCATCTTTTCTTATCCCTTCCAACGAAATGAGCTCTGCTATCCGGTTTATGCGGTTTCCCCTGATGATTGCTGCCTCTTTATTCGGCTATATTGGGATATCCTTTGGGTTAACACTCATTTTTATTCATTTGTGCAAGCTAGAGTCTTTTGGGCAGCCCTACTTCAGACCATTAAGTCCGTTAAACTCTCAAGGCCTGAAAGATACCTTCGTACGCTTTCCAATTTGGTCTATCCGAAAGAGGACAAGCAACCCAAAAACGAATAAATGA
- a CDS encoding GNAT family N-acetyltransferase: MQISSLFDSNPERWKIRLAGLLEFLREYGEKRITLRGCRVLARLTPEQLSQPGVSLLVATVRGQNGRQLAGVSFVSGFGKEACLVAVHPLYRNRHTGTALLTAQLERLGTLECTVASDNAASLKMCFNTGLVAVALSEGPTGKPTLLLRSPQHPASLPANLLQGGELLCQNPS; this comes from the coding sequence ATGCAGATATCCTCCCTCTTTGACAGCAACCCGGAACGGTGGAAAATCAGGCTGGCTGGTCTGCTGGAGTTCTTGAGGGAATATGGAGAAAAGCGGATTACACTTCGCGGATGCAGAGTGCTGGCCCGGCTGACGCCGGAGCAGCTGTCACAGCCCGGCGTATCTCTTCTGGTCGCCACTGTACGCGGCCAGAACGGGCGCCAGCTTGCAGGCGTCAGCTTCGTGTCCGGCTTCGGCAAGGAAGCCTGCCTTGTCGCCGTCCATCCCTTATACCGGAATCGGCATACCGGGACAGCGCTATTGACCGCACAGCTGGAACGCCTCGGCACTCTAGAATGCACCGTGGCGAGCGACAATGCCGCCAGCCTGAAAATGTGCTTCAACACAGGGCTTGTGGCGGTGGCATTGAGCGAGGGGCCTACCGGCAAGCCGACACTGCTGCTCCGTTCACCGCAGCACCCAGCCAGCCTGCCCGCAAATCTTCTACAAGGAGGTGAACTCCTGTGCCAGAACCCGTCTTAG
- a CDS encoding leucine-rich repeat domain-containing protein — MNLDWSHSKLAAMPDLDDQPLHELTELNLYDNQFGSIPEEVLQMHNLEILNLSVNMLHTISPGITALHKLKMIDFGHNQIESVPAEIGKLAQLEDYLYLHNNRLYTIPPEIGQLSKLKYLNLSDNSLTELPDELGGLAGMVELRIMNNQLTGLPEAFGGLGNLRELHLKNNRLSGLPEIFGGLPLLRVLDAEDNELLQVPESLSECTRLRRLNLRNNRLSVLPEGIGSLTNLLELDLRSNHLLEIPESLLEIKGLERLDLRWNHKLNLPGWLHQLEDNGCIVYL, encoded by the coding sequence GTGAACCTTGATTGGTCCCACAGTAAGCTGGCAGCAATGCCTGATCTGGATGATCAGCCCTTGCATGAATTGACAGAACTGAATCTCTACGACAACCAGTTCGGCAGCATCCCTGAAGAGGTGCTCCAGATGCATAATCTGGAGATTCTGAATCTCTCGGTCAATATGCTGCATACTATTTCACCCGGAATCACAGCACTCCACAAACTCAAAATGATAGACTTCGGCCATAATCAAATCGAATCGGTACCCGCAGAGATCGGAAAGCTGGCACAGCTGGAGGACTACCTCTATCTCCACAACAATCGTCTCTATACCATCCCTCCCGAAATAGGACAGCTATCGAAGCTGAAATATTTGAATCTCAGCGATAATTCACTGACGGAATTGCCGGACGAGCTTGGCGGTCTTGCCGGAATGGTCGAACTGCGGATCATGAACAATCAATTAACCGGCTTACCCGAAGCTTTCGGCGGTCTCGGGAATCTTAGAGAGCTTCATTTGAAAAACAACCGCCTCTCCGGACTCCCGGAGATATTTGGCGGACTGCCGCTGCTCCGCGTGCTGGATGCTGAAGATAATGAACTGCTTCAGGTGCCTGAATCTTTAAGCGAGTGTACCAGACTGCGGAGGCTGAATCTGCGGAATAACCGGCTGTCCGTGCTTCCCGAGGGGATCGGAAGTTTGACAAATTTATTGGAACTGGATCTAAGAAGCAACCATCTCCTGGAAATCCCCGAATCCCTGCTGGAAATCAAAGGGCTGGAGCGTTTAGACCTGCGTTGGAATCATAAGCTGAACCTTCCGGGGTGGCTGCACCAGTTGGAGGACAACGGCTGTATCGTATATTTGTAA
- a CDS encoding YheC/YheD family protein, with amino-acid sequence MSKFKIPVQTVHSGILQENAVMLGDKSMKKLKIPVHGTIQLTFGSFRQEVTVIPVPKSDILRVSEGLARRLGLRQRLALNVSYSSGSRTLRLGPIIGVLVSRDHPDQPDRLFGPITLFCRELTNACHAQGAYVYFFTPEALESHSTSIQGWVYDEGWRKLSLPIADVINNRLTTRKVENKPSVQHFLADVKSRYGTHFFNEKFLDKTEVFEALAQDATLQRYLPESHALKGFAILKKMCGTYNSVFLKPVRGSLGKGILRISKDESGGYRLLSTTPMGTRKQTYPSLAKLFQSVAPKMKTTRYQIQQGLSLMELGRRPVDFRALVQKNGTGKWGVTSIVARTAGSNHFVSNLARGGTLSTVREAIAKSSLPSGVKENSQVLLPRAALAIARGVETYIPAHFGELGIDLALDQSGRIWLLEVNSKPSKNDNTPLNDQKIRPSVKQMILYCRYLAGL; translated from the coding sequence ATGTCTAAGTTCAAGATCCCGGTCCAAACGGTCCACTCGGGCATCCTGCAGGAAAACGCTGTAATGCTTGGCGACAAATCCATGAAGAAGCTCAAAATACCGGTGCATGGAACCATCCAGCTCACCTTCGGATCTTTCCGGCAGGAGGTCACGGTCATTCCGGTGCCCAAATCCGACATTCTCCGCGTCAGCGAAGGACTGGCGCGGCGGCTTGGGCTCCGGCAACGGCTGGCGCTCAATGTTTCCTACAGCTCAGGAAGCCGCACCTTGCGACTTGGGCCGATCATCGGAGTGCTGGTGAGCCGTGACCATCCGGATCAACCCGACAGGCTGTTCGGCCCGATTACCCTGTTCTGCCGGGAGCTGACCAATGCCTGCCATGCACAAGGAGCCTATGTATATTTCTTTACCCCGGAAGCGCTCGAATCGCACAGCACTTCCATACAGGGCTGGGTATACGATGAAGGCTGGCGTAAGCTGAGTCTGCCTATTGCCGATGTCATCAACAATCGGCTTACCACACGAAAGGTGGAGAACAAACCTAGCGTACAGCATTTTCTGGCGGATGTAAAATCCCGCTATGGGACACATTTTTTCAATGAAAAATTTCTTGATAAGACGGAGGTATTTGAAGCGCTCGCCCAAGACGCCACCCTGCAGCGGTATTTGCCTGAATCCCATGCCCTGAAGGGTTTCGCGATACTTAAGAAAATGTGCGGAACCTATAACAGTGTGTTTCTCAAGCCGGTTCGCGGCAGTCTCGGCAAAGGCATTCTGCGCATTTCCAAGGATGAGAGCGGCGGTTACCGGCTGTTGTCCACCACGCCAATGGGCACGCGCAAACAAACCTATCCCAGTCTGGCAAAGCTGTTCCAATCCGTTGCTCCCAAAATGAAAACTACCCGCTACCAGATTCAGCAGGGTCTGTCCCTGATGGAGCTGGGCCGGCGGCCAGTTGATTTCCGGGCCCTTGTGCAAAAGAACGGCACCGGAAAATGGGGTGTTACTTCAATTGTCGCCCGGACTGCAGGCAGCAACCATTTTGTCTCGAACCTGGCACGCGGGGGGACGCTTAGCACCGTACGGGAGGCTATAGCGAAAAGCAGCTTGCCCTCTGGCGTGAAGGAGAACTCACAGGTTCTGCTTCCGCGGGCCGCGCTGGCCATTGCCAGGGGTGTGGAAACGTATATCCCCGCACATTTCGGAGAGCTGGGTATCGATCTCGCTCTGGATCAATCGGGCAGAATCTGGCTGCTGGAGGTTAACTCCAAGCCGTCTAAGAATGACAATACCCCGCTGAACGACCAAAAAATCCGGCCATCTGTGAAACAAATGATTTTATACTGCCGTTATCTGGCCGGTTTATAA
- a CDS encoding YheC/YheD family protein, translated as MTETAMGFLGIMTGRGHGNPPIAEREFCSQLCRAAPLYNLQVIVFHPDGVASDGQTVSGYAWENGEWKSTRASAPDVLYNRCLFTSPQEKRAASSALAALSRSLPWSRGLPDKWRVYEILRRSRHAAGILPETRLYKNTRGLGTMLAEREHGVFLKPRAGSHGKRTLHAVRLPRSQGGGMNLRGRDGANHPFHHVFGTVDEGLDWIRDFIGLRRYIIQPYLQLTDSCGQPFDVRVLMQKNGRGVWTLTGMAVRLGSRSSLTSNLHGGGTAVAPLPFLLAEYGESGGELLQELAGAAAYLPPLLEEACGRLGELGLDFGLDAAGRIFLLEANSKPGRTVFRLTGDRRAARLAAENPLRYARHLLLTSAAGPSVRRWTAPLYTGE; from the coding sequence ATGACGGAGACAGCAATGGGGTTCCTGGGCATTATGACAGGCCGGGGCCATGGGAATCCCCCTATCGCAGAACGGGAGTTCTGCAGCCAGCTATGCCGGGCAGCCCCGCTGTACAATCTCCAGGTCATCGTGTTTCACCCGGATGGCGTAGCCAGCGACGGTCAAACCGTGAGCGGATACGCCTGGGAGAATGGGGAGTGGAAGTCTACCCGGGCCTCAGCCCCCGACGTCCTGTACAATCGCTGTCTATTCACCAGCCCGCAGGAAAAAAGAGCAGCTTCCTCCGCCTTGGCTGCTCTATCCCGCTCTCTTCCCTGGTCGCGCGGACTGCCCGATAAATGGAGGGTCTATGAAATTCTCCGGCGAAGCCGCCATGCTGCGGGGATTCTGCCCGAAACCCGGCTCTACAAGAATACCAGGGGGCTGGGAACCATGCTTGCGGAAAGAGAACATGGGGTGTTTCTGAAGCCCAGGGCCGGCTCGCACGGCAAACGCACCCTTCATGCGGTTAGATTGCCCCGAAGCCAAGGCGGAGGGATGAACCTGCGCGGGCGGGACGGGGCGAATCACCCTTTTCACCATGTATTCGGCACGGTGGATGAAGGGCTGGACTGGATCCGCGACTTCATCGGCTTGCGCCGCTATATTATACAGCCTTATTTGCAGCTCACAGACAGCTGCGGCCAGCCGTTCGATGTGCGCGTGCTTATGCAGAAGAACGGCCGCGGCGTCTGGACGCTGACCGGCATGGCCGTACGACTGGGCAGCCGCAGCTCCCTTACTTCCAATCTGCACGGTGGAGGAACCGCAGTCGCCCCCCTGCCCTTCCTGCTTGCAGAATATGGGGAGTCTGGAGGGGAACTGCTGCAGGAACTGGCCGGGGCAGCGGCTTATCTGCCTCCATTGCTGGAGGAAGCCTGCGGCAGACTTGGAGAGCTGGGTCTCGATTTCGGCCTTGATGCCGCCGGTAGAATCTTTCTGCTTGAAGCCAATTCCAAGCCAGGGCGCACAGTGTTCCGGCTGACGGGCGACCGCCGGGCTGCTAGACTCGCTGCCGAGAATCCGCTGCGCTATGCCCGGCATCTGCTGCTCACGTCTGCGGCGGGCCCGAGTGTTCGCCGCTGGACCGCTCCATTATACACGGGAGAATGA
- a CDS encoding YlbF family regulator: MNVIDKAHELARAIKDSSEVADITSAMRVIEADQESKRMLDNFRQSQIELQQRMMNGEMPPQEEMEKMEKLFEVLNLNLGIRRLFDAERRLSVVIEDVNKIITDSLSQMYGGAQ, from the coding sequence ATGAACGTTATCGACAAGGCGCATGAATTGGCACGGGCCATTAAGGACAGCAGTGAGGTAGCCGATATCACAAGTGCGATGAGGGTGATTGAAGCAGACCAGGAGAGCAAACGGATGCTGGACAACTTCCGGCAGAGCCAGATCGAGCTGCAGCAGCGGATGATGAACGGAGAAATGCCTCCGCAAGAAGAAATGGAAAAGATGGAGAAGCTGTTCGAGGTGCTTAACCTGAATCTGGGCATCCGCCGTTTATTCGATGCGGAACGCCGCCTAAGCGTGGTTATTGAGGATGTGAACAAAATTATTACGGACAGCCTGTCACAAATGTATGGCGGTGCACAATAA
- a CDS encoding YheC/YheD family protein has protein sequence MGLTFCNVHFTKQPQRVVYVSGELMKSLKLSGKKNIRLRLGKDAIPAMIKPIKRAGKHLFLASGVKSAIKIPKSGGVYLRNLQNDEVQLGPLVGVLSDGPSSSGNPFGSRTGFIKQLLREGSNKCYIFAFMPRDIDWQQEQVNGYFLNASGKFERKLVPLPDVVYNRLPSRRAETSPYINQLRERFARKKIPYFNWSFFNKSDVYRLLENDGVANRFVPETHSNPSPEQMRDMLDRHHFVYYKPSAGSLGHGIYRLTYLPKKGYFARYRKNGKNVLLRFASFDSLMRMLRGRHGQSLQSYVVQQGIRLIEIDSCPIDFRFHMHKNGSNQWVVVGIGAKKAGRGSVTTHLKNGGALLTPQQALGRVFGTRADDVLQRAKTTAVKLAESLELQHRHLLGEIGFDLGIDQDEDIWMFEANAKPGRSIFRHPSLRAEGKASIEHILEHCLYLSKFRRRDEL, from the coding sequence ATGGGTCTCACTTTTTGCAATGTGCATTTCACCAAGCAGCCCCAAAGAGTTGTCTACGTTTCGGGTGAACTGATGAAAAGCCTCAAACTGTCCGGCAAGAAAAACATCCGCCTGCGGCTTGGCAAAGATGCGATTCCGGCAATGATCAAGCCGATCAAACGTGCCGGGAAACATCTGTTCCTTGCTTCCGGGGTGAAGAGCGCAATCAAAATTCCGAAGTCCGGAGGCGTCTACCTCCGCAACCTGCAGAATGATGAAGTTCAGCTGGGTCCGCTTGTCGGCGTGTTATCCGACGGGCCGTCTTCGTCGGGGAACCCTTTTGGCTCCCGTACCGGCTTCATCAAGCAGCTGCTGCGTGAGGGCAGCAACAAATGTTATATCTTTGCGTTCATGCCGCGCGATATTGACTGGCAGCAGGAGCAGGTCAACGGTTATTTCCTGAATGCAAGCGGCAAATTCGAGCGTAAGCTTGTTCCGCTGCCGGATGTCGTTTACAACCGGCTTCCCAGCCGCAGAGCGGAGACTTCCCCCTACATCAACCAGCTTCGCGAACGGTTCGCACGGAAGAAGATCCCTTATTTCAACTGGAGCTTTTTTAATAAATCAGATGTATACCGGCTGCTGGAGAATGACGGCGTGGCTAATCGTTTTGTCCCCGAAACACATAGCAATCCGAGCCCGGAACAGATGCGCGATATGCTCGACCGCCATCATTTCGTATATTACAAGCCTTCCGCCGGCAGCCTGGGACACGGGATCTACCGGCTGACCTATCTCCCGAAGAAGGGCTACTTTGCCCGATACCGGAAGAACGGCAAAAATGTGCTGCTGCGCTTTGCCAGCTTCGACAGCCTGATGCGGATGCTGCGGGGCCGGCATGGCCAAAGCCTGCAGAGCTATGTGGTGCAGCAGGGCATACGGCTCATTGAAATCGACAGCTGCCCGATCGACTTCCGTTTTCACATGCACAAGAACGGCAGCAATCAATGGGTTGTCGTCGGTATCGGAGCTAAAAAAGCCGGCCGGGGCAGTGTCACCACCCATCTCAAGAACGGCGGTGCGCTGCTCACTCCTCAGCAGGCCCTTGGCCGCGTCTTCGGGACCAGAGCCGACGATGTGCTGCAGCGGGCCAAAACGACTGCCGTGAAACTGGCCGAATCCCTGGAGCTTCAGCACCGGCATCTGCTCGGCGAAATTGGCTTTGACCTTGGAATTGACCAGGATGAGGACATCTGGATGTTCGAGGCGAATGCCAAACCGGGACGCTCGATCTTCCGCCATCCATCCCTGCGCGCTGAGGGCAAAGCTTCCATCGAGCATATCCTGGAGCATTGTCTATACCTCAGCAAATTCCGCAGGAGGGATGAACTGTGA